cagacttggcgagtcaaagcttgagcagttggacaagttcacgtaccttggcagcaccataacaaatgatggggatgcctaccatgacgtagcgtgccgaataggaaatgcagggagcattttccaaaggctgcagcctatttggacaagctaATCCATTGGtctcgagacaaaaataaaccttctcaacacaatcgtcatcacaacagcaacatatgcatgtgagacatggaagtcgtctgtcaaaattgagaaaagactaagtgtggctcaacaaaaatggctgagacagattttgggagtcagttacacagatcgggtctcaaacaaggaaatcctatgccgaacagggagtcgaacactttgtgaggttgtgacagagcgtcgcatgaggtttgcgggatatgttctccgacaaaatgaactacgtataccaagagttgcaTGACATGGAGGCACTGGCGGAtcgagggggggggcggtaggggcgatcgcccccccccccactcggccgaccccccccccccccccgaagggggggacggacgaattttagtatagaattcacaaaaTTTGTATACGAGTTTATTACTTAAGTTAATAatgtatactaattatttatatttcaacctaattttagattatttcgccacccccttctagtattttggccgatttggtagggtcgggagggggcgatgacatcaatccccccccccaacataaactttcgagtgggggggcggtcctatttatttgtagaaatcacaacttgctaacagaatcaattacatatctatatgatgtacacttgttattggtattttaactggtctttatattatgtcgttcacctgttggccgattggaaggggaggagcgaatacctctactgcccttcccatctaagccctttgagtggggggggggcggtcctacttttatggagaaatcatagtatgtgaacaaatttagtcgaatatctatataatataaacaggtggaagtgcgatacatgcaatcaccttccccccatcggacaaaccaatactttttctttttgtattttagtaagaaattacaaaatttaaaaaatctgtcactaatataatttatatatgctataaagtaaattcttatatcgagtcgcccaacccctattctttaatgaaaAATGCAATCATTTGCAGAAATTATAACAtcgagcgaggattaatcgttttcattttaccgcccttcccctttcaagacagagtttgtgtaatttcacataaatttatcataactattttaagaaagactttgctttggaaaagttataattcaaacaaaatttttcaatataacagtcacggttgagatgagttcaataGCCAAATGATCCTTTCCTAGTCGttttttttccaacctttactctatctcatatttttctagttaaatatatttaggactataactcacaatttatgctagagttttattgaatattatttatcgaataatttttttttcggcggcgatcctcaaagccttaatctaaatatgtggggtatcatatcttttcaaagaacaaaacggttttatttgcaatgtattaagggaatataaattcatattagaatatttttcaacatttttctaaaggtcctttataatagaatgaataatgagctgtaggtcaggagaatgcgttactacagtgaagaatgccagaaaacgcttttagcgtcgaggcttcgccccgaacctctctgatgaataataagctgtagatgtcaggagaatgcgtttctgcagtgaagaatgcaagaaagcGCCTTTGGAgtcgggcttcgccccgaaccccactagtacaaatgagctgtagatgtcaggagaatgcgtttcagccgtgaaaatgcaagaaaacgattttggcgtcggggcttagccccgaaccccattgataaataataagctgtagatgttaggagaatgcgtttcagccttgaaaaatgcaacaaaacgcttttggcgtcggggtttcgccccgaaccccactgagaaataatgagctgtagatgttagtagaatgcgtttcagccgtgaaaaatgcaagaaaacgcttttggcgtcggggcttcgccccgaaccccattgataaataatgagctgtagatgtcaggagaatgcgtttcagtcgtgaaaatgcaacaaaacgcttttggcgttggggcttcgccccaaaccccactgaaaaataatgagctgtagatgttacGAGAATgggtttcagccgtgaaaaatgcaagaaaacgcttttggcgtcggggcttcgccccgaaccccactgaagaagcttacagcgctctcccagacccccaagcttgcaagaaaaaggcctcaacatgactgttttttttttcgccgaagattaagaaacagtcttatttcattctcatatatcgaatatatataaatatatgctgtacgcacgtttatgcatagggtttactgggccttagggttagggtttggaaaaaaatcgccccccccccactccaaagttctggatccgccagtgcatggaggccaatacgaggaaagcgcaaacagggacgtcctcgtataacttggcgccataccttcatggaggacctcagaacagtgtacaccaagagggaggaggcttcagacattgccagagacagcttgccgcccaatacgccgaacggcgtgggaggtaTGTAAGTATGTAGAACTCTAGGATCTGTAATTCAAAATGCCCTCCTATAATTTGATTGGTTATCTACAATATTACCTTATAATGACGTTTACGAAGTAAAAATGAATTAGAATttgttaataatattataattttatgtaATTCATTTTAAACTAAAGCTTCATTATTATCATACTAAAAGGTATCAATAAAATTGAGCAGAATGTCTAAACGTAACACCGAAGTATTAATTTCCAGGCctaaataaatgttattaaaatgaGATTTGGCGGATGAGTATATGCATTTTACTAAAGTTAATATCTTTCTTACTGCGCATGCAAAATAGAAAcccaaaataatatttttacactAATGAAATTACAAAACTAAAtggaataaataaaaacatttaaataaaaaaattacacatataataaacaatttaaaaagtataattaaTTCAACAATTTTCAGAGAAATATTGGACGAGACTTTGTGAGACTGCGCCACTATTTGGTTGGCGTCCACCACCATTTGCGCGCTCTTTTACACTAACGTTTGTTGGAAAGGCGAGCGAGCTTAGCGTTCTTCTTGTGGTAAGGAATAATTTGTCTTCTAATGCATTTACAAATCAATTTATCTTCTAGACCTATGTGTTATTGCTGCATATTTTACTTAAATTAACCAAGACATCTTTGCACATAAGTTAAGTTGTTGCTGAGAACGCATTAATTTCCTTTCTGAGTTCTCCGTCGGGCTCAGCGAATATATTTTCATCTTGAACCACCATTTTATTTACCGGCTCTGATTCTGATAGATCTAATTCATCATAAACTATAATAAAACTAAACTACCACCAATTTTATTATCTAGGCTAGAatcatagatctaggtctagataataAAATTGCTTCCTTTAGTagataaattatagatctagatctgtattttatagaactagatctagatctagttactagtctATATAAAGACAGCCCTATGACCTATCTCAATCTGACATGTATCCTATGAAATATGTACTGACTTGTCATGACTTATGGTTGTGTCAATATGAATATGTCTATGTcacttatgatttttttttatcatattcATAGTAATATCAATATGCCTACTTTTAATTAGGCTTAGCTGGCCTCGTCTACAGAAAGTCCAAGTGTAGGTGAACCTTTTTATTtagggaggtgaaataaaaaattgatctttgaaaaaataatttttcgttagtacatcattaaaatacttataaagaactttccaatggtgtttaaattatgactgtatgtagTCCaatagttagaaagttatgatttttttgtgtcgTTTTGGCCTAACATTGTTGACATGGAACAAGTAAGATGAGTCATCATGATAGCGTCTCTCTCGCTAAGCCAGCGAGACACACCCCCcgctcaaaaagttaaaaagttggaattgagtttcgtagaggataaatctacttattaaataagaaatttaatagtagatttagtattcatagtgaatttctagctcacaaatctgatttcatttatatttatgaactttacttgtttaaaatgtaaatattgatgaaataaacaaattattgggtctagatctacaagaattGTCAGAGAGGCGGGGACAAAATGGCGGCGTTCTGAtggcagaaaataaaatatttaaaaagtgggatcaaaatcgtctgaaacaattatttttcaaatgcgCTTTATAATTCATGCGACGATGATTAGTACATAAAATCTATTTGAATATATCCAGAATATTAGGCCTTACATGGCCTCCAGTGGTTTTACATTGATGATGAAATTTTCTTATCAAAATTCAGTAAATTCTGAAAATCCCATAGCCCCCAATGGTAAACCGTATTTTCAAGTTTTTGAGCGATGCGACGGAGATATCgagataaaacttggcagaattatagccaggcatgatatctaccatgggaaaaaaaatgaatcattgaTCATTTTCCTGGACCCTGtattgctaaaaacaaaaaatgagtatttttgataagaaattaaaaaattataaataactttaaaacaaagcCGTAATTAAGCTTTATATAGGCCATGGTCTAAAGTAATCGATAACAAATTGGCCTCACTTGCACATTTATAACACATAAGTGTTAAAAATGTGCAAGTGAAGCCAATGCAAAAAAAAGTCGAAAACGCAATCTCAACTTTATCGGTCATTTTTTACTTCCGCACTTCCGTTTTTTTTCCGCtaactattttatttagatGTAGTGATTCTATCATTCTATGAGTTCCCCTGCcctacatcctttttttttttaagctggcCAAGGCTCAAGCTGTTCATACCATTCTCATTGGTTGTCAACTAATGATGTAGACTAAaatattctagtctagatactaagatagagtaaaaaaaagagttaatcgGACAAGCTAAGCCAATCCCCGGCCATTTTTTGCGTTCAAAATTCATAACTCTAAtggtctgacctatgaaaaaactaTGATGGCGTTAATGAATTCGTCATCCTTTTGTCTATAATAATAGCTATTTTGTTATGtatcactagattctagatatctatatctactcaTAGTTAAACTTAATTCTGATGTGAAGAGGGGTAGGGCCAGTTTTCTCATGCGTAAAAGTTATCTGCTTGATTTTTTCCCCCCTGTAAAAGTTGTTGGCTGGTATGGAAATTGATGGCACATCAACGGAAATAGATCTGTATATAAAACTTTATTATTAAGAAATTTCATTCTTAATTTTATGTTGTACTATAGCGAAACGACAAGCCATTGTCACTTCCCACATTCAACGTTTTCATTCTCAGCTTGTAACTGACGTCACACCAAGGCCACTACTTTGGGCCTAACCCAGCTGTTCGTGCTAGGGAAAAAAATCGTCTGTTATGAGGGCTATGAGGAGGAATCTTCTCTCTACCTTTTTGTCTCTACAGGGTATTTTTTTCCTGCAGCACAACTCCactggttatttccctttgactCGTGTCATATGACAATATGTTTTCTTATTCAGAAAGGGTAAAACTTATTGGCCACCCCCTAGGTAAAACTTATTGGCCCCTCCACCCCATTTACATGTTTAAGTGGGAAATGAGTCTGGGTTGTGAAATATATCTGTTGCTATGTCTATTCAGAAGCATTATATCTGGGTTTTAAGTGGCTAATGCATCTAGAGACTTAAAAAATCGTGTTGACCCCAGACCCTATTTCTTTCTTCCCCTTGGGAAAAAAGTCAGTTCTACAGTAGTCAATAAAAAAGGGAGCTGTATGTGTTGGAAGAGTGACGAAATGGTGCATGCACAATATTAATGAGGAAGTTGGGTAGTAAAGAAGATATAATACACTGAGGTGTCCGTTAAGCAAGATGAAACCCGGGTGGCATCAAACATCTTTTACTCAAGAAATCTAGACATCGAGATAGATACAAGTGTCAGAAATTAACACGCTAAAATTCGTTATAGTTGTTTAACTCCCAATTAAATAGCTTCAGACTCAATGCAcaacatattttatataaaacactTGTTTCCTTATGTGTTTTTATGCCAAAtttacaaatatacaagtcttAGTTCTGATGAGTTATCAGACTTGGGGGCATACGTAAGCCAGTGGCCCTTCTCCTTCATTTCTGGAAGATAAAAATTCCATTCTCTTGATGTTTGACATGATCTTGAACTCTGCCTTTACTAGAAAAACATGCCAGAAGTGAAGAAAATGGGTACATGCACAGTAGCAATTTAGGTTCTGTTGTTAACTTTCAAATAAAGTTAAGTAATAATGTGAACTGACTGAGCGTATACAAATCTTGACTGTTCCAGCCCTGCCCTTTCTCCTGATCTAGTCTTGTATCTAAAGTCATTGCTtcatagatctaattttttttttttttttttgttgcagtGATTAAAAAACAGACAATGCCTAAAAGGAAAGTCGCAGCCGCTGCCCCAGCAACTGATTCTGCTGCAGATGCAGAGGTAAATAagcaatttatttttgtatgtaaatgttaGATTTTTAGATAAAGAGTTTACTTGATTGTGGAGTAAAGGTTAAGCTCCTTTGGTCTTTAGTAAGGCAAAATATACATTAAAGCATAGTGTTagattaacctttttttaaaaaaaataatagtcaTCACTGTTAAGTACCTAAGTTTGATGATTATGGAACACGTTCATTTTATTTACCTATTGTTTGTCTTCTAGCCTGTAGCTGATGCTGAAGCTCCTGCCCCTGAGTCCCCAAAGAAGACCAAAGAATCTCCTGCTAAGGTAAGTATTTGTCTTATTTTATCTACCTACCATTAATTCTATAAGTACTTTTGAACagatatattattaacattttttttaactaggaAAAACCCAAACAGAAAGAAGCTGAAGAGAAACCTAAATCAGCCAGAGGTAGAGGTAGACCCAAAGGTTCCACTGGAAGCAAAGTAAGTTTTGTTTCTTCCCATTCATAACTGAAAAGTACAGTAATACCTTAAGTAAATTACTACCTACCTTGTAATTCTTTTAGGTTTACTGTGCTTTTTCCTGTTTACTAATTAAAAGTATAGCTTTTATGTTCTATGCTATTTTAATTATTGCTATTTAGTgaggtatattttttttttctagtgcaTGAGTAAAGTTGGCATTTGTGACATATTCCCTCACATGGTGCAAACATTCATATATTGACTAGCCCGTGACTTCTGTAAcccaaaatttaaattattatatgtaattctTTTGTGAGTGCATTAACATTTTTATGCCGAAGCACTTTTCACACACTGTTATGCAATTGGTAGAGATAAGTTTCTAAATAATGAGTATTTATCATAATCACCAAAACGAAAATGAATTTTTAGGATTCAACCGCTAAAAAGCCCAAGGTCCCAGGACGTGGTCGTGGAAGGCCCAAGGGAGCATCAAAGAAAAGTAAGCGCTTCCCTCCCCTCCCTCCATGACAGTTAATGACATTGGCATGTTTTGACTAAGTTAGCTACTAATACATATTAACAATAACATTCTTGTTACTTGACCCTGGTAATAAAACAAGCTTTAAATTTTAACAATCAAACTGAAACacttcaaaattaattttttaagatTTTGTTAATATTGTCCTGTTACATTACACCTTGCTTATACATGATAGTTTTGCTGTTACAATTCAGTAGTCATCCAATTAACTAGTACTGTCTGTTGTACTAAATTTATCAAAAGTAATTTAAGCTGGAAGTAAAACTATTGATTTTATCCTCTAAGGAaaggaagaaattgtaaaaGATATAAATATGGAGGCTACATGTTTTCTAACATTTATTTCTTCACTTTCTCAATCTTGCATACACATgaaatgtcttattgtcaaatACTAGCAAAGTAAGATAAAATGAAGGGAGAGTTGGGGGGACTTACTAACATTGTTATACTAATTTGTGTTTTCTCATAACTGACCTGTGTTCATCACTCTAAAAGGTTCACAAAAGTAATGGATTGTTATTTAGGGTATGATagaatataaattaattaatataatgcatttttttttttccattgttacATAAAATCTTAATTCATATACTTTGTTAGATAGTAACTGTTAAGTGTTACCATTTAAAGTTTTCTAGTATACAAAAACAACCTTTTGGCAAGTAATTTAATAATGGTTTTATTCAAAATATGCTTACTAATATGCCAAATTATTGGTAAACACCAGGTCTCACATCAAGTTATAAAACTCCATTCTTAGAACTAGCATCTTTATAGACATTGTATAGCTATTGTGTAAATGGTTTGtataagaaacttttttttttgttttctttagaaGAAGAAGAGTCCTAAAAAGAAGTGAGCATGGGAGCTCTTCTAATTGGCAGCTTCAAGAAGGAACCCTGGGATACAACAAAATGAGAGACAATTTCAAGACTATTTTTAACCTGGAATATGTTTGTGTAGCTAAGTATTGTGCTGGCCTGTTGTAACTTTCTTGTAAGTGCATTTTTTTACTGTCAATACTATTGTTAAGTGCCATGGAATGTGAAGACGTGCTGcatttatttagtttgattCCATGGAAACATATGTGCACAAGgtaaatcaattagatatttaACAAGATATGAAtagaatttttaatgttttttttttttatacatctaCTAGGCTTAAAAtagaagcctttttttttttattattacataatCAACTTTCATTTTAGGACATTTTCATACGTAAGATTGCTATATGCCCTGAGATTTTTATTTGCGccatttttctatttaaaaaaacacgtTTGTGTGCATGTTTCAATTGACCTCTCGTATAAGATCCAGTCCCTTTTTGTTTCTGCTGTTGATGCATTGTTTACACCAGTCATTATCatatttgttgtatttttttcctttagatAGTAATCTCAATGTCTCCATTGATTTTTCTCTCATTGTATTATAGTCATTGTTTGCATCATGTATTTcctgtagttttgtttttaggctTGTTCACACTGCCAGCCTGATATTGGTATAGTTTATATCATCATCCATGTAGGGGGAATTTTCTTTACCTGTTATCTAAATGCTGGAATTGGAGAGTtgcatttttaaacattttaagagAAACTTAGGGCATgttgtcttgtattttttttttttttttttttttttaccattgacACAGTTCATTTTTAATCACTTTGAATAAATACACTGAAATAATCTAAAGCTTGTtggttttatttcattataacTATTTATGGTTGTTTGATATTAATAGCAATGATTATCATGAAAATATAGTATTTGTCTAGGTGCAAGGAGAGAGCCAGATTTGGCCATGGAATGTGAATTGTTGAATTTTATGaaacctgaaaaaaaatttgttattgaaattGACTTACAGGATCTgactttaaaattaatatttgtgtagggccaaaaaaaaaaaaaaattgttctatGTTGGCTAATATTCTAGTAGTGCAGTAATTGACAATCCATAAGTAGTCCTATTGAATTCACAgtatattaaatacaaaataactaAAAAGGTGTGCAttatcttaaattttttttttttcaatgaaatatTGATTACATTTATTGCAAGCAACTAATAGACTATCCATGATGTAAGTTCTCACATTCAGATGTAGGCTACACAACACTAgttaacacatttaattgaGAACTTAATAGACTAGTAATTCCCAAGCACTTTTCACACAAAGTACAACCCTTTCATGTTAATCACTGTACTGAGTAAGATACATCAACTAAATTATATATAGTACTAAAATGTGAAATTTATCACGTATTTTATAAAATCCAGGTTCTTCCACTGGTGAAATTAGAGGGGTGTATTTTAGTGGAGAAATTACATAAAGTTAACAGAAACTCACTATAAGTATATGACCTTGATTGTTTTACCAGCCCTCCTCCATGTCAAATGCAATTATTAGCAATAATAAAATGGAAATAGTAATAGTTTATAGTCTTCCACCCCTTCCCTTttctgcacacaaaaaaaaaacaggctttTACAGGAGAGTCATTTTTTAATGGAATTCCTCAGGatctaaaatttaatattttggcATGAATTTGTTGCAGTTATTTAAGGAAAGGCTTTATATTGGAAAATAAAGAATTCACAAGAAACTTGTGTAAGGGGAACAAATGAGATTAGTTTTAAGCCCAAATACTTTTTCCTAGTCCTTTTCTGAATCTTagatttttctaaaataaataaatttaggccTAACATTAAATAAATGTGAGCATATTTCATGAAACTCTCAATCTAAATCAGCTTTTCTCACTTGTGGGCCACATTTTTACTGGTGTGGCTTAaaggtatcttttttttttcctaggagAAAAACTTGGTTATATCTGCAATGTAGTtatgacctatatatttatgtttgaatATTTATCAAGTAAAagcatttttcaaaaggttttaaTATGTATCTGCCCAGACCAATTTTGCTCGTTTGGTACATATTAAAAGGTGAAATTTCCCCAGAGTGTTTAACCATGGATACGGAAATTCTGTTGACCTCTTCTGCTGACCAAAACAGGCATATTACAAGAGGTTTTGCTTAACATGAAAATCATCTTAGTATGAATATGCCAATAAAGACATACTTATGCTACATGGGGTCTTGATTGTCACTGACACTTTCCTCTCACCTTAATTTATTTCACCTCATAGGTTGGAAAGTGGACTGTAGACATCAGGAGATTTGGGTTTGAGTATGCAAGAATGCAGAAAACGCTTATTGTCAAGGCTCCACTCTGAACTCCACTGGGAAGCTTACAGCCttccccccagaccccctaggaGAGGCATCAACGTAATTTTTTGTTCTGCAGAAGATTTAGAAACGCTgatctaaatttatatatatatatacagttcttttttttgtgacggggcgtaccagcacctttttcaatgtcagggaaaaaattacttttcttgtattttaacggttattagtagttaaaagctaggcaatccatcactgcgAAGCAGAACGTTTTGGCTCGAAGGTCGTATTGGCGCGAAATGTTTTGGTcatattatttacataaattgtattatttcttttaaaagaaaaatacatatctatgttttgtatatgtgtttgtgtttagaCATTTTTATGTACAGaacaagagatatttttttttcattatttatggTACCGACATCaaagtttgttatttaattattgttaaagcACTAACATTATACaagaccaagcagccatccatACTTCACAGTACGCATGCATGAAATAGTCaaagttattaaaacattttttttcttgtggggGTGTATACTTTGTTTATATAGGTATaatatattgaaaaatatatttgtaaacacaTTTTGAAGCGTAAAATATTAGTACCGGTAGTTTTATACATTATGTAATAAGTTATTtgagtatttatttttatataacaaaatttattttatgttaacTTTAACAATGTCCATTAATCAATGTGATTTATCATTTTGTGTTTTCCTTGCTTCGACTGGACTTTTCTCATTGTTTATAAAGACTGCCACATGTTTTCAGTAAG
This genomic stretch from Biomphalaria glabrata chromosome 4, xgBioGlab47.1, whole genome shotgun sequence harbors:
- the LOC106071604 gene encoding histone H1, gonadal-like isoform X2 translates to MPKRKVAAAAPATDSAADAEPVADAEAPAPESPKKTKESPAKEKPKQKEAEEKPKSARGRGRPKGSTGSKKKKSPKKK
- the LOC106071604 gene encoding high mobility group protein HMG-I/HMG-Y-like isoform X1 — protein: MPKRKVAAAAPATDSAADAEPVADAEAPAPESPKKTKESPAKEKPKQKEAEEKPKSARGRGRPKGSTGSKDSTAKKPKVPGRGRGRPKGASKKKEEES